TATAGGTTTCAAAGTCTCCTCCCACCATAATGGATAAAGTCCCTTTGATTGCCCCTAAATCACCACCTGTTACAGGGGCATCTAGTAGGTGTAATCCCATTTTTTTGCCTTCTTCATAAAGTTCTTTTGCGAGTTTTGGTGAAGAAGTGGTCATATCCACCAAAATGGCATCTTTCTTACATAATGGCATAATTGTCTTATAAAGTTCTAGTACATCACTTGGGTATCCTACTATCGTGAATATAATATCTTTACCCTCTATAACATCTTTGATATTATCTGTAATTTTAATTTCATCTTTATAAGGTTCTATTTTTGAATAGGTACGGTTGTATAGTGTTACATCAAACCCAGCCTTACTCAAGTTTTTGGCCATCGGTAAGCCCATAATGCCTCCGCCAATAAATCCAATCTTCATATCATCGCCTCCAATATAAGTATATCAAAATCCTATAAGATAAGAAAGAAAACACCTAGATATGGTATACTAATAATGATTAATAATAGGACAAAAGAAAGAAGGTTAGTCATGATTATTTATGTTGATAAATTTGTAAGTAAAAATCCATTTTTTATAGAAATGAAACAAAACTTCTCAGAAGTCATTTTTGTGACTGAACCTAATCCTAATGTGGAGGCATGCTTTCTTTCACCTTTTAAAGTAACGAAAGAATTCATCGATCAATTGCCTAACTTAAAGTGGATTCAACTATCAACCGCAGGGTATAATCAAATCGATTTAGCTCTACTTAAAGAAAGAAAAATCACACTTACCAACGCAAAAGACGTTTATTCTATCACAATCGCTGAAGACATTATTACAAAAATGCTAGTGATTAATAGAAATGTAAAAAAATACATTAAGCAAATGCATGATAAAGAATGGTTACCGCACCAAGAAGAACCAGAAATCTATGGTTCAACCATCGGATTCTTAGGTTCTGGCAGCCTAGCCGTTCATGCGAATGAGCGATTAAAAGCATTTCAAACGAAAACACTCTGTTACCGTCAAAGACCAATTAAACATGAGGCCTTCGATGAGACCTATTTTGAACAAGAAGGACTAGAGACCTTGCTTAGAGAATCAGATTATGTCATCAACACGCTTCCTTTATCAAAAGAAACCTATCATTTACTGGATCAAAAACGATTATCACTAATGAAGAAAAGCGCTGTATTCATTAATGTAGGTAGAGGTGAAGTAGTTGACCAGGATGCGTTAATTGAGCGATTATCAAAAGGCTTAATGAGGGGTGCTGCCCTAGATGTAATGACACCTGAACCACTTCCAAAAGAATCGCCATTATGGGAAATGGATAATGTATACCTAACGCCTCATAATGCGCCATCAAGCCCAAATATGATGTATAGGTTACATTCACTTCTTAGTGATAATCTAGCGCGTTATTTAAACCAAAAAAAGCTTCTCAATATCATAGAATAAATTAAAAACACTCACTACGAGTATTAAGGACCCTATATGCAAAAAATTAAAGTAGAAAAAATGACCCCAGAAGGATATGCAGTTATTACACTAGATAAAACTTATTTGCTTCCAAATCTTATGATGGGAGAAGAAGCATTTGTGGATGTCACCAAAAAAGGCATACGTATCGAAAAGAGATTATCAAGTAATCCAGATAGAGTTAAAGCTAAATGCCCAATTTATGATGTATGTGGTGGATGTCAACTTCAACACATCAGTTATGCTAAACAGCTTGATTTAAAATCAACGTTAGTAGGTTTTTATTTAGAGAAAGAATCCATTAAGACAGAAGTATTACCCGTTATTGGATCTAACTTACCTTATAACTACAGAAATAAGATTCAAATGGTATTTGGAGTAAACAAAGGTAAGATTGTTGCCGGATTTTATGAAGAAAACACGCATAAGATTGTGAATGCGACCAATTGTGATATTCAAGATGAAGTGTCCAATGAAATCGTTAATACCATCAAATTGCTGATGAAAAAGCACAAATTGATGCCTTATAATGAAGATACAAAAGAAGGAA
The genomic region above belongs to Paracholeplasma morum and contains:
- a CDS encoding NAD(P)-dependent oxidoreductase — encoded protein: MKIGFIGGGIMGLPMAKNLSKAGFDVTLYNRTYSKIEPYKDEIKITDNIKDVIEGKDIIFTIVGYPSDVLELYKTIMPLCKKDAILVDMTTSSPKLAKELYEEGKKMGLHLLDAPVTGGDLGAIKGTLSIMVGGDFETYTKVVPFLEVMGKTITYMGASGNGQMMKLTNQIAIAANIVGIAESLTFAKDNSLDLDKALAVITGGSANSWQGANNGPKMIIKDYKPGFFIKHFIKDLRLALDEMKTDLPILKYAEGLYARLNQLELGTQAIIESYINK
- a CDS encoding D-2-hydroxyacid dehydrogenase, which gives rise to MIIYVDKFVSKNPFFIEMKQNFSEVIFVTEPNPNVEACFLSPFKVTKEFIDQLPNLKWIQLSTAGYNQIDLALLKERKITLTNAKDVYSITIAEDIITKMLVINRNVKKYIKQMHDKEWLPHQEEPEIYGSTIGFLGSGSLAVHANERLKAFQTKTLCYRQRPIKHEAFDETYFEQEGLETLLRESDYVINTLPLSKETYHLLDQKRLSLMKKSAVFINVGRGEVVDQDALIERLSKGLMRGAALDVMTPEPLPKESPLWEMDNVYLTPHNAPSSPNMMYRLHSLLSDNLARYLNQKKLLNIIE